DNA from Meleagris gallopavo isolate NT-WF06-2002-E0010 breed Aviagen turkey brand Nicholas breeding stock unplaced genomic scaffold, Turkey_5.1 ChrUn_random_7180001828019, whole genome shotgun sequence:
TTCCTGGCAGGAATCACCTCTGTACAAGAGCAGCGCACAGTGCTTGGATCACGGGACCAGAAGACGTATGGGGAAGTAAAGGACATCAGACAAGGGGGAACTCCAAACTTTGCCTCAAGACCTTTGTGCTCCCTGGGTCAGAAAATGGCTGTGCTCCATTCATGTCTGTGAGTGGAACCTTGGGAACATGGGGATGTACCTCATTTACCCCCTCCAGTACCCCCTCCAAGTTATGAACATAGGGTCACTATTAGCAGGTGGCAGGAGCCCTGTCCAAGCACTGCTTGTCTTCCCATTTCCTCTGACCTCCATGTGTGATTACTGGCCTGGCAAGAAAGGATGTGAAACAAGGCATGGACAGCCCTTAGTGGGCAGAGGGTGTGGAAGAGGCCCTGTGGAACATCCAGTGAGTGTAAACATATTAAAGTGAGGCTTGTTTATGAGGTGTCACTATACCAATTGTGAGAAGGGAGGAAACTCAGTgggatgtgctctgcaggaccTCGATGCACTGTGATCCTCAGCAGTAATGCACAGCCCCAATTGGCAGATGTCCCAGAGCCAATGCTTTGGGAGcagcttgcagcccagaatCAGAAACTGTGAGATGTGAGGGAAgtagggaaggagaaggaaaataaaaacatcaaggTCAAGATTACAGTGCAAGAGAGAGCTTTTATTGTAGGTCCAcggaaggaggaggaagatgtaAAATGGGCAGCTCCTGGCCAGAGGCTGTCCCCATCACCTTGCAAAGGGCAGAAGGATAGGAACATACAGTCAGTGCTGGGCTGTCCCATCACGGGTAAGCCAGTCCTGAAGCAAAGATCATACGGAGCAAAGAAAGATAAAGCTGGGCCCTGTGCAGTACGAGGTGCCCAAGCTCCAGAGAACCGCACTACCAAAGGGGAGCCATTCCTCATGGCATCAGGTGGGGATGTGCTGCGGCTTCTCCAGAACTCTCCTTCAACCGCAGAcagaggcactgctgtgcttaGCAGGGCCCACAGCTGCCGCTGAGGTACCTGTGGCCTCGGCGCAAGCCACCGTATCCACAGCTGCCAAAGCCTCCATAGCCCCCAAAGCCCCCAAGGCCATAAGAGCCTCCATAGCCTCCCAGGCCTCCATAGCCCCCAAAGCCGGCACTACGTCCAAAGGTGCCACCCAAGCCAGATCCAACGGCGGGCACTCCTGCTGAGCCAACCACGGAGctctgcgg
Protein-coding regions in this window:
- the LOC109364247 gene encoding claw keratin-like; amino-acid sequence: DSYNEPCVRQCPDSTVVIQPPASVVTFPGPILSSFPQSSVVGSAGVPAVGSGLGGTFGRSAGFGGYGGLGGYGGSYGLGGFGGYGGFGSCGYGGLRRGHRYLSGSCGPC